The proteins below are encoded in one region of Caulobacter henricii:
- the flgK gene encoding flagellar hook-associated protein FlgK has protein sequence MSLNSVMNTASSGMMAAQTGLRVVSDNIANVNTAGYVRKTISQSNQISNGMGVGVSIDAIKRASDRFLQSASLNAVSDSGRASALASSLNTAQNLFGDPSGDNSYFGTLDAVFASFSKASDDPSSSLLRTQALTRVDDFLGESSRITAALSNLGKDADNRIVSDIERVNDLLKQINTLNTDITRAKVAGADGTGSENVQSGLIDELARMINIQVSQRPNGGVMVRSTEGLSLAGDGVAVISYQKSSTATGFLQCIQANGGDIPVALNISSGELKGLLDLRNTELPGLSDQLGEFVTRASEELNRASNASSSVPAPSSLTGRNTGLDEATALDHFTGKTTIALTSSSGVIQREIEIDFDLGTMTVNGAAGPSFTNTNFITQLNTALGGQGTASFGNGALSLSATGSNGVVVADDPTTPSSKIGKGFSHYFGLNDIVQTKGFSPYETGLTASDPHGYTAGDVITLRLTDTEGGRIRDVNITVPAGTTMQDLMDTLNVRNGGVGLYGTFALDAKGAMNFTSYPGSTVTLSVASDDTERGMGGPSITQLFGVGPTERGTRGERFIVNPTMDQDPARIPFAKLNLSAAAGVIALAVGDGRGAMALAKAGDTTADFAAVGGASAIKTSLLRYAADFSGSIARKAAAAESRKDAAEAVAIEVGTQRKSEEGVNLDEELINLTTYQQAFNASARLIQATKDMYDVLTNMI, from the coding sequence ATGTCTTTGAACTCGGTCATGAACACGGCGAGTTCCGGGATGATGGCAGCCCAGACGGGTCTGCGCGTCGTCTCGGACAATATCGCCAACGTCAACACCGCAGGCTATGTCCGCAAGACGATCAGCCAGTCGAACCAGATTTCGAACGGCATGGGCGTCGGCGTCAGCATCGATGCCATCAAGCGCGCTTCAGACCGCTTCCTGCAATCGGCAAGCCTGAACGCTGTTTCGGACTCCGGCCGCGCCTCGGCCCTGGCCAGCTCCCTGAACACAGCCCAGAACCTGTTTGGCGATCCCAGCGGCGACAATAGTTACTTCGGCACGCTGGACGCAGTTTTCGCGTCCTTCTCAAAGGCTTCGGACGACCCGTCCTCGAGCCTGCTGCGGACCCAGGCCCTGACGCGGGTCGATGATTTCCTCGGCGAGTCGAGCCGGATCACGGCCGCCCTGTCCAACCTGGGCAAGGACGCTGATAACCGGATCGTCTCCGACATCGAGCGCGTCAACGACCTGCTCAAGCAGATCAATACCCTCAATACCGACATCACCCGCGCCAAGGTGGCCGGGGCTGACGGGACGGGCTCCGAGAACGTGCAGAGCGGCCTGATCGACGAGCTGGCCCGCATGATCAACATCCAGGTCAGCCAGCGCCCCAATGGCGGCGTCATGGTGCGTTCGACCGAAGGCCTCAGCCTGGCCGGCGACGGCGTGGCGGTGATCTCCTATCAGAAGTCCAGCACGGCGACGGGCTTCCTGCAGTGCATCCAGGCCAATGGCGGCGACATTCCGGTGGCGCTCAACATTTCCAGCGGCGAATTGAAGGGCTTGCTGGACCTGCGCAACACCGAACTGCCCGGCCTGTCCGACCAGCTCGGAGAGTTCGTCACCCGCGCCTCCGAGGAACTGAACCGCGCCTCAAACGCCTCCTCGTCGGTGCCGGCACCGTCATCCCTGACAGGTCGCAATACCGGCCTGGACGAGGCTACGGCCCTTGATCACTTCACCGGCAAGACCACCATCGCCCTGACCAGTTCCAGCGGCGTGATCCAGCGCGAGATCGAGATCGACTTCGATCTGGGCACGATGACCGTCAATGGCGCAGCGGGCCCCAGCTTCACCAATACGAACTTCATCACCCAGCTGAATACCGCCCTGGGCGGCCAGGGTACGGCCTCGTTCGGCAACGGGGCCCTCAGCCTCAGTGCGACGGGCAGTAATGGCGTGGTGGTCGCCGATGACCCGACCACGCCCTCCAGCAAGATCGGCAAGGGCTTCAGCCACTATTTCGGCCTCAATGACATCGTCCAGACCAAGGGCTTCTCGCCCTATGAGACCGGTCTGACCGCCAGCGATCCGCACGGCTACACGGCCGGCGATGTCATTACCCTGCGTCTGACGGACACCGAGGGCGGTCGCATTCGCGACGTCAACATCACGGTTCCGGCTGGCACCACGATGCAGGACCTGATGGACACCCTGAACGTCCGCAATGGCGGCGTCGGCCTTTATGGAACCTTCGCCCTCGATGCCAAGGGCGCGATGAATTTCACATCCTATCCGGGCTCGACCGTTACCCTGTCCGTCGCGTCGGATGACACTGAGCGGGGCATGGGCGGCCCCTCGATCACCCAGCTGTTTGGCGTCGGCCCCACCGAACGCGGCACACGGGGCGAGCGCTTCATTGTCAATCCCACCATGGACCAGGATCCTGCTCGCATTCCCTTCGCCAAGCTCAACCTTTCGGCTGCCGCTGGCGTGATTGCCCTGGCCGTCGGCGATGGACGCGGTGCCATGGCCCTGGCCAAGGCCGGCGACACGACCGCCGACTTCGCCGCCGTGGGCGGGGCCTCGGCGATCAAGACCAGCCTTTTGCGCTATGCCGCAGACTTCAGTGGTTCGATTGCCCGCAAAGCTGCCGCCGCCGAAAGCCGCAAGGACGCCGCCGAAGCGGTGGCCATCGAGGTCGGCACCCAGCGCAAGTCGGAAGAGGGGGTCAATCTCGACGAGGAGCTGATCAACCTCACCACCTATCAGCAGGCGTTCAACGCCTCCGCCCGCCTGATCCAGGCAACCAAGGACATGTACGATGTCCTGACCAATATGATCTGA